A single region of the Fusobacterium sp. genome encodes:
- a CDS encoding secretin N-terminal domain-containing protein — protein MKKNLILLLIFFICYNIYGKIEKISLKKIKLEQELELKNIALSDALAVISKESRMTIIADDKAKDIILDLFFAEGENFESILEGIAVTNNLKISNLDEMLVLSKRNSNISGEMALGGKVLIDGYDKGIEGVKVTVQKSSSVPVYTTYGGNFVINDLNPGIYVIKFEKKGFLTSGQIINIDKNINTVTVSMERDKNSPEKIREEKDINNIMEKTFINGEEFYTEKIKLVNISPDEISSILKSSFGDGIRVSSIPKMNMIIIVGKKDSITSALRLVKELDREIQQVRITSQILDVTDNLFENLGFDWLYNNTGSIEKNNGLDISLIGKAAVEGAGVTFGSGINLVRQFNDGNDILGLGINLLQTTQDLVISAMPSILVADGEEGEFKITEEVIVGEEKKENDNTEKTTYTPLFREAGIILKVRPLIKEDGTIFLKVMIEVSNFRLKKSEQENMTSDGGTYNSEGGSKIGRSIETTVKMKDGETIFIGGLKRAVVQNLDSRVPFLGTIPVINIFFKNQSVKKEITDIYIKLKVDIEKDTWERDSFDKTELHQKIKDIRDRKIYPVF, from the coding sequence ATGAAAAAAAATCTTATACTTCTATTAATTTTTTTTATTTGTTATAATATTTATGGTAAAATAGAAAAGATTTCTTTAAAGAAAATAAAACTTGAACAAGAACTTGAATTAAAAAATATAGCTCTTTCAGATGCATTGGCAGTTATATCTAAAGAAAGCAGAATGACTATAATAGCAGATGATAAAGCAAAAGATATAATTTTAGACCTTTTTTTTGCTGAAGGAGAAAATTTTGAAAGTATATTGGAAGGAATTGCTGTAACTAATAATTTGAAAATAAGTAATCTAGATGAAATGCTGGTTTTATCTAAAAGAAATTCAAATATATCTGGGGAAATGGCCCTAGGAGGAAAAGTTCTCATAGATGGTTATGATAAAGGTATAGAGGGAGTAAAAGTAACTGTTCAAAAGAGTTCGTCAGTTCCAGTATACACAACATATGGAGGAAATTTTGTTATAAATGATTTAAATCCTGGAATATATGTGATAAAATTTGAAAAGAAAGGTTTTCTTACATCAGGACAGATAATAAATATTGATAAAAACATAAATACTGTTACTGTTTCTATGGAGAGAGATAAAAATAGTCCTGAAAAGATAAGAGAAGAAAAAGATATTAATAATATTATGGAAAAAACTTTTATTAATGGAGAAGAGTTTTATACTGAAAAAATAAAACTGGTAAATATATCACCAGATGAAATAAGCAGTATATTAAAAAGTTCTTTTGGTGATGGAATAAGAGTATCTTCTATCCCAAAAATGAATATGATAATAATAGTAGGGAAAAAAGACAGTATAACATCAGCTTTAAGGCTTGTAAAAGAATTGGATAGAGAAATACAGCAGGTAAGAATAACTTCACAAATATTAGATGTGACAGATAATCTGTTTGAAAATTTAGGCTTTGACTGGTTGTACAATAATACTGGAAGTATAGAAAAAAATAATGGACTGGATATTTCATTAATAGGAAAAGCAGCAGTAGAAGGTGCAGGAGTAACCTTTGGTTCAGGCATAAATTTAGTGAGACAGTTCAATGATGGAAATGATATACTTGGTTTGGGGATAAACCTTTTACAGACTACTCAGGACTTGGTAATAAGTGCCATGCCATCAATACTTGTAGCTGATGGAGAAGAGGGAGAATTTAAAATAACAGAAGAAGTAATAGTTGGTGAAGAGAAAAAAGAAAATGATAATACAGAGAAGACAACTTATACACCTCTATTTAGAGAAGCTGGAATAATACTCAAAGTAAGACCTCTAATCAAGGAAGATGGAACAATATTTTTAAAAGTAATGATAGAAGTAAGTAATTTTAGATTAAAGAAAAGTGAACAGGAAAATATGACTTCTGATGGAGGAACATATAATTCAGAAGGGGGATCTAAGATAGGAAGAAGTATAGAAACTACTGTAAAAATGAAAGATGGTGAAACAATTTTTATAGGTGGACTTAAAAGGGCAGTAGTCCAAAATTTAGACAGTAGAGTACCTTTTCTTGGAACAATTCCTGTAATAAATATTTTTTTTAAAAATCAATCTGTAAAAAAAGAAATAACAGATATATACATAAAATTGAAAGTTGATATAGAAAAAGATACTTGGGAAAGAGACAGTTTTGATAAAACTGAGTTGCATCAAAAAATTAAAGATATAAGAGATAGAAAAATATACCCTGTATTCTAG
- the rfaE1 gene encoding D-glycero-beta-D-manno-heptose-7-phosphate kinase: MEKKNNFDLKKILDNFKNIKIGVVGDLMLDDYIYGSVDRISPEAPVPVVNVLEEKFVLGGAANVVNNLASLDAQTICFGVIGNDSNGDRLMGAFADKHIDVSGLIRSKDRTTIVKRRVIGGNQQLLRIDWEDITPISTFLEYALLKNIESKIDELDAVILSDYDKGVLTPMVAKEIVKMCRERGKIVTVDPKPKNAVNYTGATSITPNRKEALECLGLKRSDDMEAVGKELKAKLHLDNLLLTRSEEGMSLFLDNDEVVTIPTFAKEVYDVTGAGDTVISVFTLAGASGVSWHEAAKIANTAAGVVVGKMGTSTVTKDEILEFYNRIYERWE, from the coding sequence ATGGAGAAAAAGAATAATTTTGACTTGAAAAAAATACTGGATAATTTCAAAAATATAAAAATAGGAGTAGTTGGAGACTTGATGTTGGATGACTATATTTATGGAAGTGTAGATAGAATATCTCCAGAAGCACCTGTGCCAGTAGTAAATGTGTTGGAGGAAAAATTTGTTTTAGGGGGAGCAGCAAACGTTGTGAATAATTTAGCTTCTCTAGATGCACAGACTATCTGTTTTGGTGTTATTGGAAATGATTCTAATGGAGATAGGCTTATGGGAGCATTTGCAGATAAACATATAGATGTATCTGGTCTTATAAGAAGTAAGGATAGAACTACTATTGTAAAAAGAAGAGTAATTGGAGGAAATCAGCAGTTATTAAGAATAGACTGGGAAGATATAACTCCAATATCTACATTTTTGGAATATGCTCTCCTTAAAAATATAGAGTCAAAAATAGATGAACTGGATGCAGTAATACTTTCAGACTATGATAAAGGAGTTCTTACTCCAATGGTAGCAAAAGAGATAGTAAAAATGTGCAGAGAGAGAGGAAAAATAGTAACAGTAGATCCTAAACCTAAAAATGCAGTAAACTATACAGGAGCAACATCTATAACTCCTAACAGAAAAGAAGCTTTAGAATGTCTTGGGCTGAAAAGATCAGATGATATGGAAGCTGTTGGAAAAGAACTTAAAGCAAAACTTCATCTTGATAATCTTCTTCTTACTAGAAGTGAAGAGGGAATGAGCCTTTTCTTAGATAATGATGAGGTTGTAACTATACCAACTTTTGCAAAAGAAGTATATGACGTGACAGGAGCAGGGGATACAGTAATATCAGTATTTACATTGGCAGGAGCTTCTGGTGTTTCATGGCATGAAGCTGCAAAAATAGCAAATACAGCAGCAGGGGTAGTAGTTGGAAAAATGGGAACATCTACTGTTACTAAAGATGAAATACTTGAATTTTATAACAGAATTTATGAGAGATGGGAATAG
- the ispF gene encoding 2-C-methyl-D-erythritol 2,4-cyclodiphosphate synthase has translation MIRIGNGYDVHILTEGRKLVLGGIEVPHIKGILGHSDGDVLVHAIMDAMLGALALGDIGRHFPDTDMKYENIDSTILLKRVKELVAERGYKIINLDSIIVLQKPKIKPYIEAMRKRIAEVLEIDVEQVSVKATTEEKLGFTGDESGVKSYCVVLLEK, from the coding sequence ATGATAAGAATTGGAAATGGATATGATGTCCATATACTTACAGAAGGAAGAAAACTGGTGCTTGGTGGAATAGAAGTTCCTCATATTAAAGGTATATTGGGGCATTCTGATGGAGATGTATTGGTTCATGCAATAATGGATGCAATGCTTGGAGCACTGGCTCTGGGAGATATAGGACGGCATTTTCCAGATACAGATATGAAATATGAAAACATAGACAGTACCATACTTTTAAAAAGAGTAAAAGAGTTAGTTGCTGAAAGAGGATATAAAATAATTAATCTTGATTCTATAATAGTTTTACAGAAGCCTAAAATAAAACCATATATAGAAGCTATGAGAAAAAGAATTGCAGAAGTATTAGAAATAGATGTAGAACAGGTAAGTGTAAAAGCTACTACTGAGGAAAAGTTAGGCTTTACAGGAGATGAAAGTGGAGTAAAATCTTACTGTGTTGTGCTTTTGGAAAAATAG